One Aegilops tauschii subsp. strangulata cultivar AL8/78 chromosome 7, Aet v6.0, whole genome shotgun sequence genomic window carries:
- the LOC109732638 gene encoding GDSL esterase/lipase At1g71691-like, giving the protein MAAAQETGAAPMVPALFVFGDSLLDSGNNNNLASLAKANYLPYGIDFAAGPTGRFCNGYTIVDELAELLGLPLVPAYSQVSGSGQQLLQGVNYASAAAGILDDSGGNFVARIPFNQQIQNFESTVGQIAVSAGGTSAAASIVSRSIVFVGLGSNDYLNNYIMANYETRRHYTPQQFADLLVTQYTSQLTRLYKAGARRFVVAGVGSMGCIPTILARSAEGRCSEEVDQLVAPFNAGVRGMLDGLNAGLPGATFTYLDNYRLFKLMLAHPASYGFDVVDRGCCGIGRNGGQITCLPFMPPCADRERYLFWDAYHPTAAVNVIMARQAFDGASDVVSPVNVRRLAQL; this is encoded by the exons atggcggcggcgcagGAGACAGGGGCGGCGCCGATGGTGCCGGCGCTGTTCGTGTTCGGGGACTCGCTGCTGGACAGCGGCAACAACAACAACCTGGCGTCGCTGGCCAAGGCCAACTACCTCCCCTACGGCATCGACTTCGCCGCCGGCCCAACCGGCCGATTCTGCAACGGCTACACCATCGTCGACGAGCTCG CCGAGCTGCTTGGGCTGCCCCTGGTTCCAGCCTACTCCCAGGTCTCCGGCTCCGGCCAGCAGCTCCTCCAAGGCGTCAACTACGCCTCCGCGGCCGCCGGAATCCTCGACGACAGCGGCGGAAACTTC GTTGCACGGATACCGTTTAACCAGCAGATCCAGAACTTCGAGTCGACCGTCGGCCAGATCGCCGTCTCGGCGGGAGGCACTTCGGCGGCGGCCAGCATCGTCTCTCGGTCCATCGTGTTCGTGGGGTTGGGGAGCAACGACTACCTGAACAATTACATCATGGCCAACTACGAAACCCGGAGGCACTACACGCCCCAGCAGTTCGCCGACCTCCTCGTGACACAATACACCTCCCAGCTCACC AGGCTGTACAAGGCGGGGGCGAGGCGGTTCGTGGTGGCCGGGGTGGGGTCGATGGGGTGCATCCCGACCATCCTGGCGAGGAGCGCGGAGGGGCGGTGCTCGGAGGAGGTGGACCAGCTGGTGGCGCCGTTCAACGCCGGGGTGAGGGGGATGCTGGACGGCCTCAACGCCGGCCTCCCCGGGGCCACCTTCACGTACCTCGACAACTACCGCCTGTTCAAGCTCATGCTCGCCCACCCTGCCTCCTACG GGTTCGACGTGGTGGACCGGGGTTGCTGCGGGATCGGCCGGAACGGCGGGCAGATCACGTGCCTGCCCTTCATGCCGCCGTGCGCCGACCGGGAGCGCTACCTCTTCTGGGACGCCTACCACCCCACGGCGGCGGTCAACGTCATCATGGCGCGCCAGGCCTTCGACGGCGCCTCCGACGTCGTCTCCCCCGTCAACGTCCGCCGCCTCGCCCAGCTCTGA